Proteins encoded within one genomic window of Kibdelosporangium phytohabitans:
- the uraD gene encoding 2-oxo-4-hydroxy-4-carboxy-5-ureidoimidazoline decarboxylase: protein MPAVNLHRFNTAPADDLRPLLRDCLAVPRWADEVLAMRPFADRATLLSVARSRASELSNDELHLAMAAHPRIGERADGDTWSRAEQSGVEPSLGSRLFEANQRYEERFGHIYLVFASGRGGEELLGVLEQRLGNDAATELRIVNGELAKIALRRLEQLVD from the coding sequence GTGCCTGCCGTCAACCTGCACCGCTTCAACACGGCCCCAGCCGACGACCTGCGTCCGTTGCTGAGAGATTGTCTCGCGGTGCCCAGATGGGCCGACGAGGTGCTCGCCATGAGACCGTTCGCCGATCGTGCGACGTTACTGTCCGTGGCGAGGTCCCGGGCGAGCGAACTGAGCAACGACGAGCTCCACCTGGCGATGGCCGCCCATCCCCGGATCGGTGAACGCGCGGACGGCGACACATGGTCACGTGCCGAACAGTCCGGAGTAGAGCCGTCACTGGGATCACGTCTGTTTGAGGCCAACCAGCGTTACGAGGAACGGTTCGGACACATCTATCTGGTGTTCGCGTCGGGCCGCGGCGGCGAGGAGCTGCTCGGCGTCCTGGAGCAGCGTCTCGGCAACGACGCCGCCACCGAGCTGCGGATCGTCAACGGCGAACTGGCCAAGATCGCCCTGCGCCGCCTCGAACAGCTGGTGGACTAG
- a CDS encoding DUF6986 family protein translates to MLLDGPAVASLTARLSEVDQRRAARYPGGRGGRQPVHTCYVPASRVGTATPRDWGEQALAAFEEHGFDLAPGLAGRVKTKLLREPVEDLRIDFEDGYGAPATEDDDARHAAGCLAGWHAEGIAPFSTGLRIKSFDTPALRDRGIRTLDIFLATLRDLPPGFVITFPKVTAAEQVEVFAELLGAFEDRLGWWRGSLTFEIQVETTQSIVDSDGRLAIPAFIAAGGDRVVGLHFGTYDYTAAVGLGAGQQHLGHHACDFARHVMQVCAAGTGIRLSDGSSNVLPVGDTQDVLAAWSIHYGLVRRSLEHGFFQGWDMHPAQLVSRYAAVFGYYRESLDRDARRLAAYAERAAGGVLDEPATAQALSASLLRSVDCGAATAEEITQATGLSMDVLRAYHRRAV, encoded by the coding sequence ATGCTGCTCGACGGACCGGCCGTCGCGTCGCTCACCGCTCGCCTGTCCGAAGTGGACCAGCGGCGGGCGGCGCGGTACCCGGGTGGCCGCGGCGGGCGCCAGCCGGTGCACACCTGCTACGTACCCGCCTCGCGGGTCGGGACTGCCACCCCGCGCGACTGGGGCGAGCAAGCGCTTGCGGCCTTCGAGGAGCACGGCTTCGACCTGGCACCCGGCCTGGCCGGCCGGGTCAAGACGAAACTGCTCCGCGAGCCGGTCGAGGACCTGCGGATCGACTTCGAGGACGGCTACGGCGCACCGGCAACCGAGGACGACGACGCCCGGCACGCGGCGGGCTGCCTGGCCGGCTGGCACGCCGAAGGCATCGCGCCGTTCTCCACCGGGCTGCGGATCAAGTCGTTCGACACGCCCGCGCTGCGCGACCGCGGCATCCGGACGCTGGACATCTTCCTGGCGACGCTGCGTGACCTGCCGCCCGGCTTCGTGATCACGTTCCCCAAGGTCACCGCGGCCGAACAGGTCGAGGTCTTCGCCGAGCTGCTCGGCGCGTTCGAGGACCGCCTCGGCTGGTGGCGCGGCTCGCTGACCTTCGAGATCCAGGTGGAGACCACTCAATCCATTGTGGACAGCGATGGGCGGCTCGCCATCCCCGCGTTCATCGCGGCCGGTGGTGACCGCGTGGTCGGGCTGCACTTCGGGACCTACGACTACACGGCAGCCGTCGGCCTCGGCGCCGGGCAGCAGCACCTCGGGCACCACGCGTGCGACTTCGCCAGGCACGTCATGCAGGTCTGCGCGGCCGGAACCGGGATCCGCCTGTCCGACGGGTCGAGCAACGTCCTGCCGGTCGGCGACACCCAGGACGTGCTCGCCGCGTGGAGCATCCACTACGGACTGGTCCGGCGTTCGCTCGAGCACGGCTTCTTCCAGGGCTGGGACATGCACCCCGCGCAGCTGGTCTCCCGGTACGCGGCCGTGTTCGGCTACTACCGGGAAAGCCTGGACCGTGACGCACGACGACTTGCCGCGTACGCCGAACGCGCGGCTGGTGGAGTACTCGACGAACCAGCCACTGCGCAAGCGCTCTCGGCGTCGCTGTTGCGCAGTGTGGACTGTGGGGCGGCGACGGCCGAGGAGATCACCCAGGCAACGGGTCTCTCCATGGACGTGTTGCGCGCGTACCACAGAAGGGCGGTTTAG
- a CDS encoding alpha/beta hydrolase family protein → MSLLTKTLAAGVVGAAVLVGAPVTASAAAKVTFALPSPSGYHQVGTRTLHLVDGNRADPWKPDRKRELMVDVWYPADDAWRHPKAKWLPDGLVSEIEDFAAAPPANVPKGSVDWAGARSSGHRDAPVERGKRPVVLYSPGFGGPRAVGTTAVQDLASHGYVVVTIDHTYETTVEFPGGRVEKNVTIPWEQMGTALAARVADTRFVLDELGKQRWLDGSADLRRVGMFGHSYGGFTAGEAMLRDRRIDAGVNMDGSMFPEFGEVAKQGLDRPFFLMGGQFDMPDGSVVDHSPFTSFDASWGQFWANQKGPKRSVVYTGARHHSFSDLQPILPQLVKPLGFPADHFKPFVGTIDPRHSVRAQNSDIRRFFERHL, encoded by the coding sequence ATGTCGCTACTCACGAAAACGCTTGCCGCAGGGGTGGTGGGCGCAGCAGTGCTGGTCGGGGCACCGGTCACAGCGTCGGCCGCGGCCAAGGTGACGTTCGCGCTCCCGTCCCCGTCCGGGTACCACCAGGTCGGGACGCGGACGCTGCACCTGGTCGACGGCAACCGCGCGGATCCGTGGAAGCCGGACCGCAAGCGGGAACTGATGGTCGACGTCTGGTACCCGGCTGACGACGCGTGGCGCCATCCGAAGGCGAAGTGGCTGCCGGACGGTCTGGTCAGCGAGATCGAGGACTTCGCCGCCGCGCCTCCGGCCAACGTCCCCAAGGGCTCGGTGGACTGGGCGGGCGCGCGCTCGTCCGGTCACCGCGACGCTCCGGTCGAGCGGGGCAAGCGTCCCGTTGTGCTCTACTCCCCCGGTTTCGGCGGGCCGCGGGCCGTGGGGACCACGGCAGTCCAGGATCTGGCTTCACACGGGTACGTCGTCGTGACGATCGACCACACCTACGAGACCACGGTCGAGTTCCCCGGCGGCCGGGTGGAGAAGAACGTCACGATCCCGTGGGAGCAGATGGGCACGGCGTTGGCCGCGCGTGTCGCCGACACCCGGTTCGTGCTGGACGAACTCGGCAAGCAGCGGTGGCTCGACGGCTCGGCGGATCTGCGGCGGGTCGGCATGTTCGGCCATTCGTACGGCGGGTTCACCGCCGGTGAGGCCATGCTGCGGGATCGCCGCATCGACGCGGGCGTCAACATGGACGGCTCGATGTTCCCCGAGTTCGGCGAGGTGGCCAAGCAGGGGCTGGATCGGCCGTTCTTCCTGATGGGCGGGCAGTTCGACATGCCGGACGGCAGTGTGGTCGACCACTCGCCGTTCACGTCGTTCGACGCAAGCTGGGGTCAGTTCTGGGCGAACCAGAAGGGACCGAAGCGTTCCGTGGTGTACACCGGGGCCAGGCACCACAGCTTCAGCGATCTGCAGCCGATCCTGCCGCAGTTGGTGAAACCGCTCGGGTTCCCGGCCGACCACTTCAAGCCGTTCGTCGGGACCATCGACCCCCGTCACTCCGTCCGGGCGCAGAACTCCGACATCCGCCGGTTCTTCGAGCGCCATCTCTAG
- a CDS encoding SDR family NAD(P)-dependent oxidoreductase, with protein sequence MRTIVITGGTDGMGAALARHYLAAGDRVVVIGRSRAKFDALSASNAAFIAADLSLVQDSRRAIDQLRQEHDRIDALVLAASFIRQRRHVTTEGHEASWSLFFLSKYLFVTGLADLLTAADKPVVVNTAVPGARADAIDFDDLEMADGFTFRRSNAHQRRANELLGILATKQNPALSYITWGPTRLVRTSFAGEVGTGMKVAAAIMAPLLGQRAEDAVRPIIGLIDTPTPGRAAYRGAKPRPLTVGAHDEQDAARLGTGVEANI encoded by the coding sequence GTGCGGACAATCGTGATCACCGGAGGAACAGACGGGATGGGTGCCGCACTCGCGCGCCACTACCTCGCCGCAGGCGACCGGGTGGTGGTGATCGGGCGGAGTCGCGCCAAGTTCGACGCCCTGTCGGCGTCCAACGCCGCGTTCATCGCGGCTGATCTCTCCCTCGTGCAGGACAGTCGTCGCGCGATCGACCAGTTGAGGCAGGAACACGACCGCATCGATGCCCTGGTCCTAGCGGCGTCCTTCATCCGCCAACGCCGGCACGTGACCACCGAAGGGCACGAGGCTTCGTGGTCGCTGTTCTTCCTCAGCAAATACCTGTTCGTCACCGGGCTCGCCGACCTCTTGACCGCGGCGGACAAGCCGGTGGTCGTGAACACCGCCGTCCCCGGAGCCCGCGCGGACGCCATCGACTTCGACGACCTGGAAATGGCCGACGGGTTCACCTTCAGGCGATCGAACGCGCACCAGCGCCGAGCCAACGAACTCCTCGGAATCCTCGCCACCAAACAGAATCCCGCGCTCAGCTACATCACATGGGGCCCCACTCGGCTGGTCCGCACCAGCTTCGCGGGCGAGGTCGGCACCGGCATGAAAGTCGCAGCGGCGATCATGGCGCCGCTGCTGGGGCAACGCGCCGAGGACGCGGTACGGCCGATCATCGGCCTCATCGACACACCGACCCCGGGACGAGCGGCCTACCGCGGCGCGAAACCACGCCCCTTGACCGTCGGCGCCCACGACGAGCAGGACGCGGCCCGGCTCGGCACGGGCGTCGAAGCGAACATCTAG
- a CDS encoding IclR family transcriptional regulator, producing MQSLQRAFDLLEGLADAGGEASLSELATSSGLPMPTIHRLIRTLVALGYVRQHPNRRYALGSRLIRLGENAGRQFGTWARPLLADLVDEVGETANLAVLEHDEVVYVAQAPSRHSMRMFTEVGRRLLPHGTGVGKAMLSQMAPNDVRELLKRTGMPAYTPNTFQDPELLLRHLAEVTTRGYAIDESEQELGVRCIAVPVKGTPSPAAISVSGPEGRLTDEIVPKVAPIVQRIAEAISETLHTRASG from the coding sequence GTGCAGTCTCTGCAGCGCGCTTTCGACCTGCTGGAAGGCCTGGCGGACGCGGGCGGCGAGGCCAGCCTCTCCGAGCTGGCGACGTCGTCCGGCCTGCCCATGCCCACCATCCACCGGCTGATCCGCACGCTGGTCGCGCTCGGCTACGTCCGCCAGCACCCCAACCGCCGCTACGCGCTGGGCTCGCGCCTGATCCGCCTCGGCGAGAACGCGGGACGCCAGTTCGGCACGTGGGCCAGGCCGCTGCTGGCGGATCTGGTCGACGAGGTCGGCGAGACAGCGAATCTCGCGGTGCTCGAACACGACGAAGTGGTCTACGTCGCCCAGGCGCCGTCGCGGCACTCGATGCGGATGTTCACCGAAGTCGGCCGCCGCCTGCTGCCGCACGGCACAGGCGTGGGCAAGGCGATGCTGTCCCAGATGGCACCCAATGACGTCCGCGAGCTGCTCAAGCGCACGGGAATGCCCGCGTACACGCCGAACACGTTCCAGGATCCCGAGCTGCTGCTGCGCCACCTCGCGGAGGTCACCACGCGCGGCTACGCCATCGACGAGAGTGAGCAGGAGCTCGGCGTGCGCTGCATCGCCGTTCCCGTCAAGGGCACGCCCAGCCCGGCCGCCATCTCCGTGTCCGGCCCGGAGGGCAGGCTGACCGACGAGATCGTGCCGAAGGTCGCCCCGATCGTGCAGCGGATCGCCGAGGCGATCTCGGAAACCCTGCACACCCGCGCGTCGGGCTGA
- the aceB gene encoding malate synthase A: MPDSDRILTPGATEFLAGLHSAFGARRDELLAKRSERRAEAARTGRLDFLPGTAEVRSADWRVAPAPADLTDRRVEITGPTERKMAINALNSGARVWLADLEDANTPHWDNVVGGQVNLYDAVRETIELTTPEGKRYKLKPGRHATIVMRPRGWHLDERHLEFDGRPAVGALVDFGLYFFHNAKELLERGSGPYFYLPKMESHLEARLWNDVFTHAQRELGVPHGTIRATVLIETIPAAFEMEEILYELREHASGLNAGRWDYLFSVIKYFRDAGEDFVLPDRNSVTMTAPFMRSYTELLVRTCHKRGAFAMGGMAAFIPNRRDQDVTAKALDKVRDDKNREAGDGFDGSWVAHPDLVPVCQEVFDGVLGDKPNQLDKTRDEVSVTADDLLNVSATPGSATDAGLRAAVDVGVRYIASWLGGNGAAAIHNLMEDAATAEISRAQVWQWVRNGVVLDTGATVTAELVREVLAEVRKELDGLAHLDAAAELFDQVALADDFVDFLTLPAYAKID; this comes from the coding sequence TTGCCCGATTCTGATCGGATCCTGACGCCTGGGGCCACCGAGTTCCTCGCCGGCCTGCACAGCGCGTTCGGTGCCCGACGAGACGAACTGCTGGCCAAGCGGTCCGAGCGCCGCGCCGAAGCCGCCCGGACCGGGCGGCTGGACTTCCTGCCCGGCACCGCCGAGGTCCGCTCGGCGGACTGGCGGGTCGCGCCCGCGCCGGCCGACCTGACCGACCGGCGGGTGGAGATCACCGGCCCGACCGAACGCAAGATGGCCATCAACGCGCTGAACTCGGGCGCCCGGGTGTGGCTCGCCGACCTGGAGGACGCGAACACCCCGCACTGGGACAACGTGGTCGGCGGCCAGGTCAACCTGTACGACGCCGTCCGCGAGACGATCGAGCTGACCACGCCCGAAGGCAAGCGGTACAAACTCAAGCCGGGCAGGCACGCGACCATCGTCATGCGCCCGCGCGGCTGGCACCTCGACGAGCGCCACCTGGAGTTCGACGGCAGGCCCGCGGTGGGCGCGCTCGTCGACTTCGGCCTGTACTTCTTCCACAACGCGAAAGAGCTGCTCGAACGCGGCAGCGGACCGTACTTCTACCTGCCCAAGATGGAAAGCCACCTCGAGGCGCGGCTGTGGAACGACGTGTTCACGCACGCGCAGCGTGAGCTGGGCGTGCCACACGGCACGATCCGGGCGACCGTCCTGATCGAGACCATCCCGGCCGCGTTCGAGATGGAGGAGATCCTCTACGAGCTGCGCGAGCACGCCTCCGGCCTGAACGCGGGCCGCTGGGACTACCTGTTCAGCGTGATCAAGTACTTCCGGGACGCGGGTGAGGACTTCGTGCTGCCGGACCGCAACTCGGTCACCATGACCGCGCCTTTCATGCGCTCGTACACCGAACTGCTCGTGCGTACGTGCCACAAGCGCGGTGCGTTCGCGATGGGCGGGATGGCCGCGTTCATCCCCAACCGCCGCGACCAGGACGTCACGGCGAAGGCACTGGACAAGGTCCGTGACGACAAGAATCGCGAGGCGGGCGACGGGTTCGACGGTTCGTGGGTCGCGCACCCCGACCTGGTGCCGGTCTGCCAGGAGGTCTTCGACGGCGTGCTGGGCGACAAGCCCAACCAGCTGGACAAGACCCGTGACGAGGTCTCGGTGACCGCTGACGACCTGCTCAACGTCTCCGCGACCCCCGGTTCGGCCACCGACGCCGGCCTGCGCGCCGCGGTGGACGTGGGTGTCCGGTACATCGCGTCCTGGCTGGGCGGCAACGGCGCGGCGGCGATCCACAACCTGATGGAGGACGCGGCCACGGCCGAGATCTCCCGTGCCCAGGTGTGGCAGTGGGTCCGCAACGGCGTCGTGCTGGACACGGGCGCGACGGTCACCGCGGAGCTGGTCCGGGAGGTTCTCGCCGAGGTCCGCAAGGAACTGGACGGTCTCGCGCACCTCGACGCGGCCGCGGAGCTGTTCGACCAGGTCGCGCTGGCCGACGACTTCGTGGACTTCCTCACGCTGCCCGCGTACGCGAAGATCGACTGA
- a CDS encoding TetR/AcrR family transcriptional regulator → MTTGRRQRRDAVANKERILTAAQDVFRTHGLAVDMRAVAAAAGVGVGTLYRHFPTREDLLRAITGDDFADLADAGLPDQGSALDALREFFGRTLLLLIANKAAIDLLAGGAPSDADLERCLDHLRAVGSAAVERSASDHTLAPDVTADDIAYQLLGLIRIAQLRPDPGTVMHQVGLALRGLAG, encoded by the coding sequence ATGACGACCGGACGGAGGCAGCGACGCGACGCCGTGGCGAACAAGGAACGGATCCTGACCGCCGCGCAGGACGTCTTCCGCACCCACGGGCTCGCCGTCGACATGCGCGCGGTCGCCGCAGCCGCGGGAGTGGGCGTCGGCACGCTGTACCGGCACTTCCCCACCCGGGAGGACCTGCTGCGGGCGATCACCGGGGACGACTTCGCCGACCTCGCGGACGCGGGACTGCCGGATCAGGGCTCAGCGCTCGACGCGCTCCGCGAGTTCTTCGGCAGGACGCTGCTGCTGCTCATCGCCAACAAGGCCGCCATCGACCTGCTGGCAGGCGGGGCACCCTCGGACGCGGACCTCGAACGATGCCTCGACCATCTCAGAGCCGTCGGCAGCGCGGCCGTCGAACGCTCCGCCAGCGACCACACCCTCGCGCCGGACGTGACCGCGGACGACATCGCCTACCAGCTGCTCGGTCTCATCCGCATCGCGCAGCTCAGGCCAGACCCGGGCACGGTCATGCACCAGGTCGGGCTGGCACTGCGCGGACTGGCCGGCTGA
- a CDS encoding B3/4 domain-containing protein, translated as MRFSHSPEVWRGFPALVSGVLATDGITPDTAVADRLAPFHDMARARLAESAEGEFPETQAWRRAFSAMGLKPTQYRCASESLLRRFRKEGALPSIHPLIDLCNAVSLAYAVPIAVFDVAHVADFLEVRPATGTETYTTFAGAEEHPEPGEIVFADASGTAHARRWTNRQAATSAIRDTTSSALIVAEALHDSARGDIESVITALADELAAIWSTGAKSAILSADQRAFEY; from the coding sequence ATGCGTTTCTCGCACTCACCCGAGGTCTGGCGGGGCTTCCCCGCACTGGTGTCCGGGGTGCTCGCCACGGATGGGATCACCCCGGACACCGCTGTCGCCGATCGGCTGGCACCGTTCCACGACATGGCCCGCGCGCGGCTGGCCGAGTCGGCGGAGGGCGAGTTCCCGGAGACCCAGGCGTGGCGGCGGGCGTTCTCGGCGATGGGGTTGAAGCCGACCCAGTACCGGTGTGCCTCGGAGTCGTTGCTGCGCAGGTTCCGCAAGGAGGGCGCGCTGCCGTCGATCCATCCGTTGATCGACCTGTGCAACGCCGTGTCGCTGGCGTACGCGGTGCCGATCGCGGTGTTCGACGTGGCTCATGTCGCGGATTTCCTCGAGGTTCGGCCGGCGACGGGCACGGAGACGTACACGACGTTCGCGGGCGCGGAGGAGCACCCCGAGCCGGGCGAGATCGTCTTCGCGGACGCGTCCGGCACCGCCCATGCGCGTCGTTGGACCAACCGGCAGGCGGCCACGTCCGCGATCCGTGACACGACGTCGTCGGCGCTGATCGTGGCCGAGGCGTTGCACGATTCCGCCCGTGGGGACATCGAGTCGGTGATCACGGCGCTGGCGGACGAACTCGCCGCGATCTGGTCGACCGGCGCCAAGTCCGCGATCCTGTCGGCCGATCAGCGGGCGTTCGAGTACTAG
- a CDS encoding molybdopterin cofactor-binding domain-containing protein yields the protein MTIPATATTRGGIGTNAQRPDGALKARGEFAYSSDLWHEDMLWGATVRSPHPHARITAVAITEALKVPGVHAVLTHEDVPGANIYGLEHADQPVLAADVVRYQGEPVALVAADHPETARRACARIEVTYEVLDPLVDMEVAARDGSVVKHVRIRNGQQDVTAEVVVTGYYEVGMQDQAFLGPESGMAVPAVDGSLDLYIATQWLHVDQRQIAVALGLPLDKVRLTLSGVGGAFGGREDLSMQVHACMLALHTGKPVKMVYNREESFYGHVHRHPARLYYEHGATRDGKLVHVKSRIYLDGGAYASSTGAVVTNAATLGIGPYDVPSVTMDCWGVYTNNPPCGAMRGFGAVQAAFGYESQMDKLADALGMDPVELRIRNAMSEGSVMPTGQVVDSAAPVAELLTLVRDKPLPVSGTHLTDMPGGVSNTTHGEGVVRGVGYGVGIKNVGFSAGFDDYSTVRVRLAVIGGAAVASVHTAAAEVGQGLVTVLQQIARSELGIDMVTVEPMDTNVGDAGSTSASRQTYVTGGALRAACDAVRSELFKRIGHTDVTLDSARIAEILGTDVIDEVVEWRHRPTHPLDPDTGQGNAHVQYAFAAHRAVVDVDVELGLVKVVELACAQDVGNAINPEAVLGQIHGGTAQGLGLAVLEEIQVVDGKVRNPSFTDYLIPTVLDMPPMVVDVLERPDPHAPYGLRGVGEPPTISSTPAIVAAIRAATGMALSRVPVRPEHITRTS from the coding sequence TTGACCATTCCGGCGACAGCCACCACGCGCGGCGGCATCGGCACGAACGCACAACGTCCCGACGGGGCCCTGAAAGCCCGCGGCGAGTTCGCGTACTCCTCGGATCTCTGGCACGAGGACATGTTGTGGGGCGCCACCGTGCGCAGCCCGCATCCGCATGCCCGGATCACGGCCGTGGCCATCACCGAGGCGCTGAAAGTGCCAGGCGTCCACGCCGTGCTGACGCACGAAGACGTGCCCGGCGCCAACATCTACGGCCTCGAACACGCAGACCAGCCGGTGCTGGCCGCAGATGTCGTCCGCTACCAAGGCGAACCCGTCGCGCTGGTGGCCGCCGACCACCCGGAGACGGCCCGCCGCGCGTGCGCCCGGATCGAGGTCACCTACGAGGTCCTCGACCCACTCGTGGACATGGAGGTCGCGGCGCGCGACGGAAGCGTCGTGAAGCACGTGCGGATCCGCAACGGCCAGCAGGACGTGACGGCTGAGGTGGTGGTCACCGGCTACTACGAAGTCGGCATGCAGGACCAGGCGTTCCTCGGACCGGAGTCCGGTATGGCGGTACCCGCGGTGGACGGCTCGCTCGACCTGTACATCGCGACCCAGTGGTTGCACGTCGACCAACGCCAGATCGCGGTGGCGCTCGGGTTGCCGCTGGACAAGGTACGGCTGACGCTGTCCGGCGTCGGCGGCGCGTTCGGCGGCAGGGAAGACCTGTCGATGCAGGTCCACGCGTGCATGCTGGCCCTGCACACCGGCAAGCCGGTGAAAATGGTGTACAACCGTGAAGAATCGTTCTACGGGCACGTACACAGGCACCCGGCGCGGCTGTACTACGAGCACGGCGCCACCCGTGACGGCAAGCTCGTGCACGTCAAGTCCCGGATCTACCTGGACGGCGGCGCGTACGCGTCCAGCACGGGCGCGGTCGTGACAAACGCGGCCACGCTGGGCATCGGACCGTATGACGTGCCCAGCGTGACCATGGACTGCTGGGGCGTCTACACAAACAACCCGCCCTGCGGCGCGATGCGCGGATTCGGTGCCGTCCAAGCGGCTTTCGGCTACGAGTCGCAAATGGACAAACTGGCAGACGCGCTGGGCATGGACCCGGTCGAGTTGCGGATCCGCAACGCGATGAGCGAGGGCAGCGTCATGCCGACCGGTCAAGTGGTCGACTCGGCCGCACCAGTCGCCGAACTGCTGACGCTCGTCCGTGACAAACCGTTGCCTGTCAGTGGAACTCATCTGACCGACATGCCTGGTGGCGTGTCCAACACGACGCACGGCGAAGGCGTTGTCCGTGGCGTGGGCTATGGCGTCGGCATCAAGAACGTCGGTTTCTCAGCCGGTTTCGACGACTACTCGACCGTACGGGTCCGTCTGGCGGTGATCGGCGGTGCAGCGGTGGCGTCCGTGCACACCGCCGCGGCCGAGGTCGGTCAGGGGCTGGTCACGGTCCTGCAGCAGATCGCACGCAGCGAACTGGGCATCGACATGGTGACCGTCGAACCGATGGACACCAATGTCGGCGACGCAGGCTCAACGTCCGCTTCGCGCCAGACCTACGTGACCGGCGGGGCGTTGCGGGCGGCGTGCGACGCCGTGCGTTCCGAGCTGTTCAAACGAATCGGGCACACGGACGTCACGCTCGACAGCGCCAGGATCGCTGAGATCCTCGGCACGGACGTGATCGACGAGGTCGTGGAATGGCGGCACCGCCCGACGCACCCGCTCGACCCGGACACCGGTCAGGGCAACGCGCACGTGCAGTACGCCTTCGCCGCGCACCGGGCGGTCGTCGATGTCGACGTGGAACTGGGCCTGGTGAAGGTGGTCGAACTGGCCTGCGCCCAGGACGTCGGCAACGCGATCAACCCGGAAGCGGTGCTCGGCCAGATCCACGGCGGCACGGCACAAGGCCTCGGCTTGGCGGTGCTGGAGGAGATCCAGGTGGTCGACGGGAAGGTCCGCAACCCGTCGTTCACCGACTACCTGATCCCGACCGTGCTCGACATGCCGCCGATGGTCGTCGACGTGCTCGAACGCCCCGATCCGCACGCGCCGTACGGGCTGCGCGGTGTCGGTGAACCGCCGACGATCTCGTCCACCCCGGCGATCGTGGCCGCGATCCGGGCCGCGACGGGCATGGCGTTGAGCCGTGTGCCTGTCCGGCCCGAACACATCACGCGAACGTCCTGA